A genomic segment from Spinacia oleracea cultivar Varoflay chromosome 3, BTI_SOV_V1, whole genome shotgun sequence encodes:
- the LOC110791407 gene encoding uncharacterized protein, which yields MVTNVMETLVKRVLIAESETAIEKEKVNFGKEEIKKKENQLENMSLKLEEMERFAFGTNCILSELQQRVEDLVDETSRQRQRAAENEQELSRVKRDFESLKSYVSSLISVKETLISSEKQFQTIEKLFERWIVHF from the exons ATGGTTACAAACGTGATGGAAACTCTGGTTAAAAGGGTTTTAATTGCAGAGTCTGAAACTGCTATTGAGAAGGAGAAAGTCAACTTTGGTAAAGAAGAAATTAAGAAGAAGGAAAATCAACTTGAAAACATGTCTTTGAAGCTTGAGGAAATGGAAAGATTTGCTTTTGGAACTAACTGTATATTAAGTGAGCTGCAACAGCGGGTTGAAGACTTGGTTGACGAGACATCTAGGCAGAGACAGAGAGCTGCGGAAAACGAGCAGGAACTTTCTCGTGTAAAGCGTGATTTTGAGTCTCTGAAATCATATGTCAGCAGTCTCATCAGTGTAAAAGAAACACTCATTTCGTCTGAGAAACAATTCCAAACTATTGAAAAGCTCTTTGAAAG ATGGATTGTTCATTTCTGA